The Lipingzhangella halophila genome segment CTGGTTCGTCCAGAACCCGGCCATCGCGCCGTCGTTGGTCGCCAGCACCGACCGGTCCGGACCGTCGGCGTCGCGCTCGATGCTGTCCCCCGGTCCGGGCTCTCCGCCGCCGTCCTGGAGCTGGACGGTGTACTCCCACCACCGCTCCATGGTCTCCGCCGAGAAGCCGAGTCCGCCGTCCTCGGTGTAGAGCGACTCGCCGTTCTGCCGGGCGAAGATCTCGAACCCGGCGGTGTTGAACGAGTTGTTCTGCGCCCCGACGATGTCGCCGCCCGACTCCTCACTGATCTCGATCGCGGTGTCGACGTAGTCGTCCCAGGTCCAGGTGGTGTCGTCGGGCATCTCGACGCCGGCCTCGTCGAACGCCTGCGGGTCGGCGACGATCACGAAGGCGTTGACGCCGGTGGGGACCGCGTAGCGGCCGCCCTCCAGTTCGCCCGTGTCCACGACGAGCTCGTCGACCTCGGAGACGTCGAGCTGGTCGGAGACCTCGTCGAGGTCGAGCAGCGCCTCGCGGCCGGCGTAGTCGCGCAGGTACTGTTCGTCGTGCTGGATGATGTCGGGGGCGTCCTGGGCGGAGCTGCTGGTGGCCAGCCGGTCCCAGTAGGAGTCCCAGTCGGTGGGTTCGCCCTCGACCGTGATGCCGGGGTTCTTCTCCTCGAACAGGTCGATGACCTCCTGGGTGACGGCGTGCCGTTCGTCATGGCCCCACCAGGAGAACCGCAGCTCGACGTCGCCGTCGTCGCCGCTGCCGCAACCGGCAGCCGTAACGGCTACCGCAGCGGCGGCCGCCAGCGCGGCCATGGGCCGGGAGTACAACGATGCGGTCGCCCGCCGGCTCGGACGGCGCCGGCCCATTGGGCCGCGGGGGGATTCCGGTCGCATTGCACGGGTTCCTTTCGCTCACTTGATGCCGGTGGTCGCGATGCCCCTGACCAGGTACCGCTGTCCGGCCAGGAAGAACCCGAAAATCGGTCCCAGCGAGATGGCCGACATCGCGAACAGCGGTCCCCACGAGGTCTGTGTCGTCGAGTCAGAGAACGTACGCAGGGCGACGGGGACGGTGTACATCTCCGGGTCCACGAGGAAGACCAGCTGGGCGAAGAAGTCGTTCCAGGTCCAGATGAAGGTGAAGATCGCCGTGGTGGCCAGCGCGGGCGTGCACAGCGGCAGGATGATCCGCCAGAAGATGCGGGCGTGCCCGCACCCGTCGATGCGCGCGGCCTCGTCCAGGTCGCGCGGCAGCCCGCGGATGAACTGCACCATCAGGAAGATGAAGAACGCGTCGGTCGCGAGCAGCTTCGGGACGATGATCGGGTAGAACGTGTTGATCCAGCCAAGCTCGGAGAACAGGATGTACTGCGGGACGATCACCACGTGAACCGGGAGCATGATCGTCATCAGCATGACGGCGAAGAAGAGTTTCCGCCCGGTGAACTCCAACCGGGCGAACGCGTAGGCGGCCATGGAGCAGGCCAGCAGGTTGCCGATCACCGCCCCGGCCACCACCACCAGGGAGTTGAAGATGTAGTGGTGGAACGGGTACTCCAGCGCCGTCCACCCCTCGGTGTAGTTGTCCAGGGTGAACGTCGACGGGATCAGTCCGGGCTCGCTGAAGATGTCCTCGGTGGGCTTGAACGAGCTCACCACCATCCACAGCAGCGGGTAGAGCATGACCAGCCCGAACGCGATCAGCATGGCGTGCTTCAACGCCCGGCCCGCGCTCCGCCGCTGGGGGGTCTGGGCGCCGGTGGCGGGTGGACCGGCGCGGCGCGTCTCAGTCGGCATAGAAGACCCAGTACCTCGCGGCGACGAAGTTCAGCACGGTGAACCCTCCGATGATCAACAGCAGCAGCCACGCCATCGCCGATGCGTAGCCCATCTCGAACGCTCCGAATCCGCGCTGGTAGAGGTAGAGCGTGTAGAAGAGCGTGGAGTCGGACGGACCGCCCGATCCGGAGCTGACGATGAACGCCTGGGTGAAGGTCTGGAAGGCGTTGATCATCTGCAGCACCAGGTTGAAGAAGATGATCGGCGTCAGCATGGGGACGGTGACCGAGAAGAACCGGCGGACCGGGCCCGCCCCGTCGACGCTGGCGGCCTCGTAGTACATCGCGGGAATCTGCCGCAGCCCGGCCAGGAAGATCACCATGGGCGCGCCGAACGTCCAGACATTCAGGATGACCAGGGTGCCCAGCGCGTAGTCGGGGTGCGAAACCCAGCCCACGCCCTGGATCTCGAAGTAGGCCAGAACCTGGTTGATCAGACCGTTGGCGCCGAACACCTGGCGCCACAGGACGGCGATCGCCACACTCGCGCCCAGCAGTGAGGGCAGGTAGTACACGGAACGGTAGATCGGCAGCCCGCGCACGCCCCGGTCCAGCACCATGGCGAGCGCCAGCGCCAGCGCGAGCTGCAGCGGCACCGAGACGAAGACGTACTGGAACGTCACGACGAGCGCGCTGTGCAGCCGGGGGTCACCGATCATGTCGCGGTAGTTCTGCAGCCCGACCCAGTCGGAGCCGCCGATCATGCTGTAGTCGGTGAACGAGAAGTACAGCGACGCCAGGATCGGACCGATCGTGATGCCGATGAGGCCCAGGAACCAGGGCGCGAGGAAGGCGTAGGCGGCGAGTGTCTCGCGGCGCCGCATTGAGAGCCGCCGGGCTCGGGGCGGGGGGGTTGTGTCGCGGGGCCCGGACTCCGCGCGCTGCAGTGTCGCGGTCACGCTCGCCGCCCGTCCCCCGGCTCGGACAGCGTTGTGCCTGCGCTCAGGTTCATCCGCTACGACCACCGCTCTACTCGGGACCACGGTGCTGATGCGCGAAACGTCATTGGTAAGCGCTATCCAGCATGCACAATGTGGTATTTCTAACAGCGGCAACCAGAGGTGTCAATGGCTCATGTGTCGGCGAAATCCGGCCATACCGGCTGATCAGGCGCCTGCGGGGGTTGGACCAGCATCGTTGGGCGGGCGCACGATGGGCGCCCGCCCCGGAAGCGCACCGGCCAGTCCGGGCGCCTCTATCCAAAACTCGGGTAAGCGCTTACCATGCCCCATGTGAACACATCTGCCTCCGCCCAAGCGATGCCGGGATCCGGGAGGTCCGGCGCCGGGAAACGCCGGTTCGCCATCGTCGGTGCCGGTTCCCGCGCTCGGCTCTACACCGGTGCCTTGACCGGTTCGCACGCCCACCGCGGGCAGCTGGTCGCGCTGTGCGACTCCAACCGGACCCGGATGCACGCCCACAACACGATCGTCAGCCGGGCCGGTTACGCCCCCGTCCCCACCTACACCCCGGACGCGTTCACCGAGATGCTGGAGGTGGAGCAGGTCGACGAGGTGATCTGCTGCACCGTGGACCGCACGCACGCCGACTACATCGAGGCCGCGCTCCGGGCCGGCCGGGACGTGATCACCGAGAAGCCGATGACCGCGGACCTGGAGGGCTGCCGGCGCGTCCGGGCCGCGCAGCAGTCCTCCACCGGCCGGGTCACCGTGGGGTTCAACTACCGCTACAACCCGGTCCACCGGCGGCTGCGCGAGCTGGTGGCGCGGGGCGCCATAGGCGAGGTCGGGTCGGTGCATCTGGAATGGGTGCTCGACCTGCGGCACGGCGCCGACTACTTCCGCCGCTGGCACCGCGACAAGGAGCAGTCGGGCGGGCTACTGGTGCACAAGGCCAGCCACCACTTCGACCTGGTCAACTGGTGGATCGGTGCGCGCCCGACGGAGGTGTTCGCCTGGGGCGACCTGTTCTTCTACGGCCAGGAGAACGGGCGCCGGCGCGGCCTGGCCCGCGACTACGAACGGGGCCACGGCAGCACCGCCGCCGAGGACGACC includes the following:
- a CDS encoding ABC transporter substrate-binding protein, with the protein product MRPESPRGPMGRRRPSRRATASLYSRPMAALAAAAAVAVTAAGCGSGDDGDVELRFSWWGHDERHAVTQEVIDLFEEKNPGITVEGEPTDWDSYWDRLATSSSAQDAPDIIQHDEQYLRDYAGREALLDLDEVSDQLDVSEVDELVVDTGELEGGRYAVPTGVNAFVIVADPQAFDEAGVEMPDDTTWTWDDYVDTAIEISEESGGDIVGAQNNSFNTAGFEIFARQNGESLYTEDGGLGFSAETMERWWEYTVQLQDGGGEPGPGDSIERDADGPDRSVLATNDGAMAGFWTNQVGDLTAAADRELEILRFPGETEFEQAGTFYKPAMHWTVSADTEHPEEAAMFVDFLVNDTEAGELMQADRGLPANTTVREEISGDLPDADVKSAEFLADIEDDVRPSDPSPPQGAGEVVDIVKRINEDILHGDTTPDDAASRFIEESEAAIE
- a CDS encoding carbohydrate ABC transporter permease, producing MPTETRRAGPPATGAQTPQRRSAGRALKHAMLIAFGLVMLYPLLWMVVSSFKPTEDIFSEPGLIPSTFTLDNYTEGWTALEYPFHHYIFNSLVVVAGAVIGNLLACSMAAYAFARLEFTGRKLFFAVMLMTIMLPVHVVIVPQYILFSELGWINTFYPIIVPKLLATDAFFIFLMVQFIRGLPRDLDEAARIDGCGHARIFWRIILPLCTPALATTAIFTFIWTWNDFFAQLVFLVDPEMYTVPVALRTFSDSTTQTSWGPLFAMSAISLGPIFGFFLAGQRYLVRGIATTGIK
- a CDS encoding carbohydrate ABC transporter permease produces the protein MRRRETLAAYAFLAPWFLGLIGITIGPILASLYFSFTDYSMIGGSDWVGLQNYRDMIGDPRLHSALVVTFQYVFVSVPLQLALALALAMVLDRGVRGLPIYRSVYYLPSLLGASVAIAVLWRQVFGANGLINQVLAYFEIQGVGWVSHPDYALGTLVILNVWTFGAPMVIFLAGLRQIPAMYYEAASVDGAGPVRRFFSVTVPMLTPIIFFNLVLQMINAFQTFTQAFIVSSGSGGPSDSTLFYTLYLYQRGFGAFEMGYASAMAWLLLLIIGGFTVLNFVAARYWVFYAD
- a CDS encoding Gfo/Idh/MocA family protein, which gives rise to MPGSGRSGAGKRRFAIVGAGSRARLYTGALTGSHAHRGQLVALCDSNRTRMHAHNTIVSRAGYAPVPTYTPDAFTEMLEVEQVDEVICCTVDRTHADYIEAALRAGRDVITEKPMTADLEGCRRVRAAQQSSTGRVTVGFNYRYNPVHRRLRELVARGAIGEVGSVHLEWVLDLRHGADYFRRWHRDKEQSGGLLVHKASHHFDLVNWWIGARPTEVFAWGDLFFYGQENGRRRGLARDYERGHGSTAAEDDPFAVHLDDSPALTQLYLEAEHEDGYRRDLNVFGPGVTIEDDMSALVRYDTGARLSYHLVAYSPWEGYRVAVTGSEGRLELDVTESPYSTPGAAPRAPVRGMPPPKEETRSTLRLRRHWEPPEIIPVAMEDGGHGGGDERMLDALLGGLDDGVRADHEDGTDALMTGLAANASMASGRPERIADLLERG